The proteins below come from a single Geobacillus thermoleovorans genomic window:
- a CDS encoding molybdopterin-binding protein has protein sequence MNDIIVLTGKVKFTITLDPGVWIFDDRKVDMDAYFSEPAPQPTEAEQEDEEIKKLSAFWDREIQEGAVFPPTLKTERRFLKEKIITGSFGMPFAPFLRNAEPHEDASELVIETEHGETVIPLEKAYDLIFAFSQNGKPLRDDGPVHIYFGDGSNREAPITHVRRLVVR, from the coding sequence ATGAACGATATTATTGTGCTGACAGGAAAGGTGAAGTTTACGATCACGCTTGACCCCGGCGTCTGGATTTTCGACGACCGGAAAGTGGACATGGATGCGTATTTTTCGGAGCCGGCTCCACAGCCGACGGAAGCGGAGCAAGAGGACGAGGAAATCAAAAAGCTGTCGGCATTTTGGGACCGGGAAATTCAAGAGGGCGCGGTTTTTCCGCCGACGTTGAAAACGGAGCGGCGCTTTTTGAAGGAGAAAATCATCACCGGCTCGTTCGGCATGCCGTTCGCCCCATTTTTGCGAAACGCTGAGCCGCATGAAGACGCGTCTGAACTTGTCATTGAGACGGAACATGGAGAAACCGTGATCCCTCTGGAAAAGGCGTACGACCTGATTTTCGCTTTTTCCCAAAACGGAAAACCGTTGCGCGACGACGGTCCGGTGCACATTTATTTTGGCGACGGCTCCAACCGCGAGGCGCCGATTACTCATGTGCGTCGGCTCGTCGTCCGATGA
- a CDS encoding YlaI family protein: MRVKCVLCDQIDTIDDESPLAKRLRNRPIHTYMCRECHDRIAEKTKQRLATGKFRFYRGRRADDDW; this comes from the coding sequence ATGAGAGTCAAATGCGTGCTTTGCGACCAAATCGATACGATCGACGATGAATCGCCGCTCGCCAAGCGGCTGCGCAACCGCCCGATCCACACGTACATGTGCCGCGAATGCCACGACCGCATCGCCGAAAAAACGAAACAGCGGCTGGCAACAGGAAAGTTCCGCTTCTATCGCGGCCGCCGCGCAGACGATGATTGGTGA
- a CDS encoding PhoH family protein translates to MKNSHGGKRNLGKKIYVLDTNVLLQDPYSIFAFEDNEVVIPAVVLEEVDSKKRYMDEIGRNARQVSKLIDRLRENGKLHEKIPLENGGALRIELNHRSFHQLQEIFVEKTNDNRILAVAKNLSLEEQAKEDGRSVILVSKDALVRVKADAIGLQAEDFLSDRVVDVDHIYSGFLELYIGKDHLQRFYDKGELVLADIADHPFYPNQFIIMKDAFGSSASAIGIVDQNGKKVKKLIFHHEHIWGIRPRNVQQTMAFELLMRDDIPLVTLIGKAGTGKTLLALAAGLMQTEDLRTYKKLLVARPIVPMGKDLGFLPGEKEEKLRPWMQPIFDNLEYLFNTKKPGELDAILAGMSSIEVEALTYIRGRSLPEQFIIIDEAQNLTKHEVKTILTRVGEKSKIILMGDPEQIDHPYLDEYNNGLTYVVEKFKDQKIAGHIRLVKGERSALAQLAADLL, encoded by the coding sequence ATGAAAAACTCACATGGGGGGAAGCGGAATTTGGGAAAAAAAATTTACGTGCTCGATACGAACGTGCTGTTGCAAGATCCGTATTCGATTTTCGCGTTTGAGGATAATGAGGTCGTCATTCCAGCGGTCGTGCTTGAGGAAGTGGATTCGAAAAAGCGATATATGGATGAAATTGGTAGGAATGCCCGCCAAGTGTCAAAGCTCATCGACCGTCTGCGCGAAAACGGCAAGCTGCATGAAAAAATTCCGCTTGAAAACGGAGGGGCGCTTCGCATTGAGTTGAACCATCGTTCGTTTCATCAACTGCAAGAAATTTTTGTCGAAAAAACAAATGACAACCGCATTCTGGCGGTGGCGAAAAATTTATCGCTTGAAGAGCAGGCGAAGGAAGATGGACGCTCTGTCATTTTGGTGAGCAAGGATGCGCTCGTGCGCGTCAAAGCGGATGCCATCGGGCTGCAGGCAGAAGACTTTTTAAGCGACCGCGTCGTTGATGTCGACCATATTTACAGCGGATTTTTGGAGCTGTACATAGGAAAGGACCACCTGCAGCGGTTTTACGACAAAGGGGAGCTCGTGCTCGCTGATATCGCCGACCACCCGTTTTATCCGAACCAGTTCATCATTATGAAAGACGCGTTTGGCAGCTCGGCGTCAGCGATTGGCATTGTCGACCAAAACGGCAAAAAAGTGAAAAAGCTCATCTTCCATCACGAACATATATGGGGCATTCGCCCGCGCAACGTGCAGCAGACGATGGCGTTTGAGCTTCTCATGCGCGACGACATTCCGCTTGTGACGCTAATCGGCAAAGCCGGAACGGGCAAGACGTTGCTTGCCCTTGCCGCGGGGTTGATGCAAACGGAAGATTTGCGCACATACAAAAAATTGCTCGTCGCTCGGCCGATTGTGCCGATGGGGAAAGATCTCGGCTTTCTGCCGGGGGAAAAGGAAGAAAAGCTGCGCCCGTGGATGCAGCCGATTTTTGACAACTTGGAATACTTGTTCAACACGAAAAAACCGGGGGAGCTCGATGCGATTTTAGCCGGCATGAGCTCGATTGAAGTGGAGGCGCTCACGTACATCCGCGGCCGGAGCCTGCCGGAGCAGTTTATCATCATTGATGAGGCGCAAAATTTAACGAAGCATGAAGTGAAGACGATTTTGACACGCGTTGGGGAGAAAAGTAAAATCATTTTAATGGGCGATCCGGAACAGATCGACCATCCGTATTTGGATGAATATAACAACGGGTTGACGTACGTCGTCGAAAAGTTTAAAGACCAAAAAATCGCCGGCCATATCCGGCTCGTCAAAGGGGAGCGTTCGGCGCTCGCACAGCTTGCCGCTGATTTGCTGTAG
- a CDS encoding YlaH-like family protein gives MNVLERLTFFASLYKVHDHPERGMWLLYVTVLLLAALVYRLGFARRLPLLKNVIIYVLLALGCTVLTFFAVFLPVAEGLAVAALVLIIYKVRLKQAKEGEKS, from the coding sequence GTGAATGTGCTCGAACGGCTCACGTTTTTCGCCTCGCTTTATAAGGTGCACGATCATCCCGAGCGAGGTATGTGGCTATTGTATGTGACAGTGTTGTTGCTTGCCGCGCTTGTGTATCGACTCGGTTTTGCCCGCCGCCTGCCGCTGTTGAAAAACGTCATCATTTACGTCTTGCTGGCGCTTGGCTGCACGGTTTTGACCTTTTTTGCCGTCTTTTTGCCGGTGGCAGAAGGATTGGCCGTCGCCGCCCTCGTATTAATCATTTATAAAGTGCGCCTGAAGCAGGCGAAAGAGGGAGAAAAGTCATGA
- a CDS encoding GapA-binding peptide SR1P encodes MGTIVCQTCDATIAYFEDEKVTTLYGKCDCCEHDNEGGEKE; translated from the coding sequence ATGGGCACGATCGTATGTCAAACGTGTGATGCGACGATTGCGTATTTCGAAGATGAAAAAGTGACGACGCTTTATGGGAAATGTGATTGCTGCGAGCATGACAATGAGGGCGGAGAAAAAGAATAA
- a CDS encoding NAD(P)H-dependent flavin oxidoreductase, producing the protein MKWRTRVTELLGITYPIIQGGLAYLAYADLAAAVSNAGGLGQITAMSLDGPEQLREEIRKVKEKTDRPFGVNFAIGQHGRPFAHMLEAALDEGVPVVSVTGGNPAPFFEQLKGTNVKKLVLVAAVRQAVKAEELGADAVMVVGQEGGGHLGKYDTGTFVLIPKVVDSVSIPVIASGGIADGRGLMAALALGAEGIEMGTRFIATKECVHAHPAYKEMILNATENDTVIIKRSLGAPGRVLANAWAEKILEIERQGGTYDDLKEYISGEANRRFIYEGKVDEGFAWAGQAIGLIHDVPSVAELFARMIEEAEQIRRRWAN; encoded by the coding sequence ATGAAATGGAGAACGAGGGTGACAGAGCTGCTCGGCATTACATATCCGATCATTCAAGGGGGACTCGCTTACTTGGCGTACGCTGATTTGGCCGCAGCGGTCTCGAACGCCGGTGGGCTCGGACAAATTACGGCGATGTCGCTCGATGGACCGGAGCAACTGCGCGAGGAAATCCGCAAGGTGAAGGAAAAAACCGATCGGCCGTTCGGCGTCAATTTCGCCATTGGCCAGCACGGCCGCCCGTTTGCTCATATGCTTGAAGCAGCGCTTGATGAGGGGGTGCCGGTCGTTTCGGTCACCGGCGGCAATCCAGCGCCGTTTTTTGAACAATTGAAAGGAACGAACGTGAAAAAGCTCGTGCTCGTTGCCGCCGTCCGCCAAGCAGTGAAAGCAGAGGAGCTCGGTGCTGATGCGGTGATGGTCGTCGGTCAGGAAGGGGGCGGGCATCTCGGCAAATACGATACTGGCACGTTCGTCCTTATTCCGAAAGTCGTTGACTCCGTATCGATTCCGGTCATCGCCTCGGGCGGCATCGCCGATGGACGCGGGTTGATGGCGGCATTGGCGCTTGGAGCGGAAGGGATTGAGATGGGAACGCGGTTTATCGCCACGAAAGAATGCGTTCATGCTCATCCCGCATATAAAGAAATGATTCTCAACGCCACCGAAAACGATACGGTCATCATTAAACGGTCGCTCGGGGCGCCAGGGCGGGTGCTGGCCAACGCCTGGGCGGAAAAAATATTGGAAATCGAGCGCCAAGGCGGTACGTATGATGATTTAAAAGAATATATTAGCGGAGAAGCGAACCGGCGCTTCATTTACGAAGGAAAGGTGGACGAAGGATTCGCTTGGGCCGGGCAGGCGATCGGGCTCATTCACGACGTTCCGTCCGTCGCTGAGTTGTTTGCCCGCATGATTGAAGAGGCGGAACAAATTCGGCGCCGTTGGGCAAACTAA
- a CDS encoding inositol monophosphatase family protein gives MAEKWEEIDRYARQWIDEAGKRIRASFAKQLTVEAKENPNDLVTNVDRAIEQFFAEHIRRQFPSHRLLGEEGFGDRIDALDGVVWVIDPIDGTMNFVHQRRHFAVSIGIFEDGIGQLGYVYDVVFDELYAAQKGRGVFLNGEPLGLLQPAPVTESIIAINGTWLMENKRLDHRPLMRLAKEARGTRSYGSAALELAYVAAGRLDAYISPRLSPWDFAGGMILIEEAGGMVTTLDGKPLDLLGRNSVLAAKPGVHEEILRRYLHD, from the coding sequence ATGGCAGAAAAATGGGAAGAAATCGACCGATACGCCCGGCAATGGATCGACGAAGCAGGAAAGCGCATCCGCGCCTCGTTTGCAAAACAGCTGACGGTGGAAGCGAAAGAGAACCCGAACGACTTAGTGACGAACGTTGACCGCGCCATTGAGCAATTTTTCGCCGAGCACATCCGCCGCCAGTTCCCTAGCCACCGCCTGTTGGGGGAAGAAGGATTTGGCGACCGGATCGATGCCTTGGACGGCGTTGTTTGGGTGATTGACCCGATCGACGGCACGATGAATTTCGTTCATCAGCGGCGCCATTTTGCTGTATCGATCGGCATTTTTGAAGATGGCATCGGACAGCTCGGCTACGTGTATGACGTCGTGTTTGACGAACTGTATGCGGCGCAAAAAGGGCGAGGGGTGTTTTTGAACGGGGAGCCGCTTGGCCTCCTGCAGCCCGCGCCAGTGACGGAGTCGATCATTGCCATCAACGGGACATGGCTCATGGAAAACAAGCGCCTCGACCATCGCCCGCTCATGAGGCTGGCGAAAGAGGCGCGCGGCACGCGCTCGTATGGTTCAGCGGCGCTTGAGCTCGCGTATGTTGCCGCCGGCCGTTTGGACGCCTACATTTCGCCGCGCCTGTCGCCGTGGGATTTCGCCGGCGGGATGATTTTGATTGAAGAAGCGGGCGGAATGGTGACGACCCTTGACGGGAAGCCGCTGGATCTGCTTGGCCGCAATTCGGTGCTTGCTGCGAAACCTGGGGTGCACGAAGAAATTTTGCGGCGCTATCTTCACGATTGA
- a CDS encoding YhcN/YlaJ family sporulation lipoprotein: MKRNCWLAVFFLPLLIFSGCTFGNDHEANESNRSLVRVKNTVDERIENKSGQEIARRLAEIADRVPNVHNAAALVVGKYAIVGIDVGANMDASRVGTIKYSVAEALQKDPYGANAIIVADPDLYTRVRNIGRQIDEGRPVQAFMNEIADIVGRVMPEVPSDLFETTPKPTEENDGQLNEREERQLNEQQNKQSNEHLNR; this comes from the coding sequence ATGAAGAGAAACTGCTGGCTCGCCGTTTTCTTCCTCCCCCTTTTGATTTTCAGCGGCTGCACGTTTGGAAACGATCATGAAGCGAACGAGTCCAATCGTTCACTCGTGCGCGTCAAAAATACAGTCGATGAACGCATCGAGAATAAATCCGGGCAAGAGATCGCCCGCCGGCTTGCAGAAATCGCCGACCGTGTTCCAAACGTTCACAATGCCGCCGCGCTCGTCGTCGGCAAATATGCCATCGTCGGCATTGACGTCGGCGCCAATATGGATGCCTCGCGCGTCGGCACCATCAAATATTCCGTCGCCGAAGCATTGCAAAAAGATCCGTACGGCGCGAACGCTATTATTGTCGCTGACCCAGATCTTTACACCCGCGTGCGCAACATCGGCCGGCAAATCGATGAGGGGAGGCCGGTGCAAGCGTTCATGAACGAAATCGCCGACATCGTCGGACGAGTGATGCCGGAAGTGCCGAGCGACTTGTTTGAAACGACGCCGAAGCCGACCGAAGAAAATGACGGACAGCTGAACGAACGGGAGGAGCGGCAACTGAACGAACAGCAAAACAAGCAATCGAATGAACATTTAAATCGATAA
- a CDS encoding YlaN family protein, whose amino-acid sequence MTDESMSYREKAYALLQADAEKIIQLIRVQMDHLTMPQCPVYEEVLDTQMFGLSREIDFAVRLGLVEAKDGKALLDRLERELSTLHEAVAKKRVR is encoded by the coding sequence GTGACGGACGAATCGATGAGCTATCGGGAGAAGGCGTACGCGCTTTTACAAGCGGATGCAGAGAAAATCATCCAACTCATCCGCGTGCAAATGGACCATTTGACGATGCCGCAATGTCCGGTGTATGAAGAAGTGCTTGACACGCAAATGTTCGGGTTGTCACGGGAAATTGATTTTGCGGTGCGCCTCGGGCTTGTGGAGGCGAAAGACGGAAAGGCGCTCCTTGACCGGCTTGAGCGCGAACTTTCCACGTTGCACGAGGCCGTGGCCAAAAAGCGCGTGCGATAA
- a CDS encoding DUF5325 family protein, with translation MKRIEPVPLLLAILAVAAIMAIGVFIAEQSLIGIAASTLIFIAAMGAGFAHKKRTR, from the coding sequence ATGAAACGGATCGAGCCTGTACCTCTGTTGCTCGCCATTCTTGCCGTCGCCGCCATCATGGCGATCGGCGTCTTCATCGCCGAGCAAAGTTTGATCGGCATCGCCGCTTCCACGCTCATCTTTATCGCCGCCATGGGCGCCGGGTTCGCCCATAAAAAACGGACGCGTTGA
- the typA gene encoding translational GTPase TypA, with protein MTNKRIDLRNIAIIAHVDHGKTTLVDQLLRQSGTFRENEQVAERALDRNDLERERGITILAKNTAVLYKGTRINILDTPGHADFGGEVERIMRLVDGVLLVVDAYEGCMPQTRFVLKKALEQQLVPIVVVNKIDREFARPAEVVDEVLDLFIELGASEEQLEFPVVYTSALRGTASLDPDRQDGDMTALFETIIEHIPAPADNRSEPLQFQVALLDYNEYVGRIGIGRIFRGTMKTGQQVALLKRDGAVKMFRVTKLFGFIGLKRIEIEEAHAGDIVAVAGMEDINVGETVCPPDHQEPLPPLRIDEPTLKMTFLVNNSPFAGREGKYVTARKLEERLRTQLETDVSLRVEPTESPDAWIVSGRGELHLAILIESMRREGYELQVSKPEVILKEIDGVTCEPIERVVIDIPEEYTGAIMESLGSRKGELVDMVHGDNGQVRLVFLVPSRGLIGYRSEFMSLTRGYGILNHSFDHYAPVQPGAIGGRRQGVLVSMETGKATAYSIMQLEDRGAIFVEPGTEVYEGMIVGEHNRENDLVVNICREKHVTNMRSSTKEQTVTMKKPRLLTLEEALEYLNDDEYCEVTPASIRLRKKILNKSEREKAEKKKKAVEQAK; from the coding sequence TTGACGAACAAACGAATCGATCTTCGCAATATCGCGATCATCGCTCACGTCGACCATGGGAAAACGACGCTCGTTGACCAGCTGCTTCGGCAGTCAGGGACGTTCCGCGAAAACGAACAAGTCGCGGAGCGGGCGCTTGACCGCAACGATTTGGAGCGGGAGCGCGGCATTACGATTTTGGCAAAAAACACTGCTGTCTTGTATAAAGGAACGCGCATCAACATTTTGGATACGCCGGGACACGCTGATTTCGGAGGGGAAGTGGAGCGGATCATGCGCCTTGTCGACGGCGTCTTGCTTGTCGTCGATGCGTATGAAGGCTGCATGCCGCAGACGCGGTTTGTGCTGAAAAAGGCGCTTGAGCAGCAGCTTGTGCCGATCGTCGTCGTCAACAAAATCGACCGCGAATTTGCTCGGCCGGCGGAAGTCGTTGATGAGGTGCTCGACCTGTTTATCGAACTTGGTGCTTCTGAGGAGCAGCTCGAGTTTCCAGTCGTGTACACATCAGCGCTGCGCGGGACGGCAAGCCTCGATCCGGATCGCCAGGACGGTGACATGACCGCCTTGTTTGAGACGATCATCGAGCATATTCCGGCGCCGGCGGACAACCGCAGCGAACCGTTGCAGTTTCAAGTGGCGCTGCTCGACTATAATGAATATGTCGGACGCATCGGCATCGGCCGCATTTTCCGCGGCACGATGAAAACAGGCCAGCAAGTCGCTCTCTTAAAGCGCGACGGTGCCGTCAAGATGTTTCGTGTCACGAAGCTGTTTGGTTTTATTGGGTTGAAGCGGATTGAGATTGAAGAAGCGCACGCTGGCGACATCGTCGCGGTCGCCGGGATGGAGGACATCAATGTCGGTGAAACGGTTTGCCCGCCCGATCATCAAGAGCCGCTGCCGCCGCTTCGCATCGATGAGCCGACGTTGAAAATGACGTTTCTCGTCAACAACAGCCCGTTTGCGGGGCGCGAAGGCAAATACGTGACGGCGAGAAAGCTGGAGGAGCGGCTTCGCACCCAGCTGGAGACGGATGTCAGTCTGCGCGTTGAGCCGACCGAGTCGCCGGATGCGTGGATTGTCTCCGGCCGCGGGGAGCTTCATTTGGCGATTTTGATTGAAAGCATGCGCCGCGAAGGATACGAACTGCAAGTATCGAAGCCGGAAGTCATTCTAAAAGAGATTGACGGTGTCACGTGCGAGCCGATCGAGCGGGTCGTCATTGACATCCCGGAGGAATATACGGGAGCGATCATGGAGTCGCTCGGCAGCCGCAAGGGCGAGCTCGTCGATATGGTGCACGGCGACAACGGGCAGGTGCGTCTCGTCTTCCTTGTGCCGTCGCGTGGCTTGATCGGCTATCGGAGTGAATTTATGTCGTTGACGCGCGGATATGGAATTTTAAACCATTCGTTTGACCATTATGCCCCCGTGCAGCCTGGCGCCATCGGCGGCCGCCGCCAAGGGGTGCTCGTCTCGATGGAAACCGGAAAGGCGACGGCTTACAGCATCATGCAACTTGAGGATCGCGGCGCCATTTTTGTTGAGCCGGGCACTGAAGTGTACGAAGGGATGATCGTCGGCGAGCATAACCGCGAAAACGACCTGGTCGTCAACATTTGCCGCGAAAAACATGTCACCAACATGCGTTCATCGACGAAAGAACAGACGGTGACGATGAAAAAGCCGCGTCTGTTGACGCTTGAAGAAGCGCTCGAGTATTTGAATGATGATGAATATTGTGAAGTGACGCCAGCCTCGATCCGGTTGCGCAAAAAAATCTTGAATAAAAGCGAGCGTGAAAAGGCGGAGAAGAAAAAGAAAGCGGTTGAGCAGGCGAAATAG
- the ftsW gene encoding putative lipid II flippase FtsW, translating to MERQLWKKVLKCYDYPLITAVIMLSLFGLIMVYSSSMVTAVIRFEVPSDYFYERQKLWLIAGFIAFAIMMAIPYKVWRAERWVKLVFFASPLMLIAVAFLGHTANNATSWFRVGALSIQPAELAKLGLILYLAAAFANKRKRLAEPAKSNLFPIYYTLVICFLIAIQPDFGTAAIVFAIAMCIIVSSGLRLVLLLKQLLFFTLIGTVLSPFWLPVAGKKIFSPERVSRLYSFLDPFQYANGDGYQLVNSYLAIGLGGLKGVGLGKGIQKYGYLPESHTDFIMAVIAEELGLFGVAFTLGLLAFIVLRGLWIARRSHDAFGSLLAIGISVMIGFQTFINVGGVVGLIPITGVPLPLVSYGGTSLVLTMASLGLLVNISMFAKYEQRYKKAEKTMVSKQKRGLTF from the coding sequence ATGGAACGACAATTATGGAAAAAAGTATTGAAGTGCTATGATTATCCGCTGATCACCGCGGTCATCATGCTGTCGTTGTTCGGATTGATTATGGTGTACAGCTCAAGCATGGTCACCGCTGTCATCCGCTTTGAAGTGCCAAGCGACTATTTTTACGAGCGGCAAAAACTGTGGCTGATTGCCGGATTCATCGCGTTCGCCATCATGATGGCGATTCCGTATAAAGTGTGGCGGGCGGAGCGATGGGTGAAACTCGTCTTTTTTGCTTCTCCATTGATGCTGATCGCCGTCGCTTTTCTCGGCCATACGGCCAACAACGCAACAAGCTGGTTTCGCGTCGGGGCGCTTTCGATCCAACCGGCGGAGCTCGCGAAGCTCGGTCTGATTTTATACTTGGCCGCAGCGTTTGCCAACAAGCGGAAGCGGCTGGCCGAGCCGGCGAAAAGCAATTTGTTCCCCATTTATTATACATTGGTGATTTGTTTCCTGATTGCCATACAGCCTGACTTCGGAACGGCGGCGATCGTGTTTGCCATCGCGATGTGCATCATTGTTTCGTCCGGTTTGCGCCTCGTGTTGCTTCTAAAGCAGCTGCTTTTTTTTACATTGATCGGGACGGTGCTGTCACCGTTTTGGCTCCCGGTTGCCGGCAAAAAAATTTTTTCTCCTGAACGGGTATCGCGTCTTTACAGCTTTTTGGATCCATTTCAATACGCAAACGGCGATGGCTACCAGCTCGTGAATTCGTATTTGGCGATCGGGCTTGGCGGGCTGAAAGGAGTGGGGCTTGGCAAAGGCATTCAAAAATACGGCTACCTGCCAGAGTCGCACACCGATTTTATTATGGCGGTCATCGCCGAAGAGCTCGGCTTATTTGGTGTAGCGTTCACGCTTGGGTTATTGGCGTTTATCGTGCTGCGCGGGCTTTGGATTGCCCGCCGCTCCCACGATGCGTTTGGGAGTCTGCTTGCGATCGGCATCTCCGTCATGATCGGCTTTCAAACGTTCATTAACGTTGGTGGGGTCGTTGGCCTTATTCCGATTACAGGGGTGCCGCTGCCGCTCGTCAGCTATGGGGGAACGTCGCTTGTCCTGACCATGGCTTCGCTCGGTCTGCTTGTGAACATTTCTATGTTTGCAAAGTACGAACAACGGTATAAAAAAGCGGAAAAAACGATGGTCAGCAAACAGAAAAGAGGTCTGACTTTTTAG
- a CDS encoding aminotransferase class I/II-fold pyridoxal phosphate-dependent enzyme codes for MSQLETPLFTGLLEHMKKNPVQFHIPGHKKGAGMDPEFRAFIGDNALAIDLINISPLDDLHHPKGMIKRAQELAAEAFGADYTFFSVQGTSGAIMTMVMSVAGPGDKIIVPRNVHKSVMSAIVFSGATPIFIHPEIDKELGISHGITPQAVEKALRQHPDAKGVLVINPTYFGIAGDLKKIVDIAHSYNVPVLVDEAHGVHIHFHEDLPLSAMQAGADMAATSVHKLGGSLTQSSILNVREGLVSAKHVQAILSMLTTTSTSYLLLASLDVARKQLATKGRELIDKAIRLADWTRRQINEIPYLYCVGEEILGTEATYDYDPTKLIISVKELGLTGHDVERWLRETYNIEVELSDLYNILCIITPGDTEREASLLVEALRRLSKQFSHQAEKGIKPKVLLPDIPALALTPRDAFYAETEVVPFHESAGRIIAEFVMVYPPGIPIFIPGEIITEENLKYIETNLAAGLPVQGPEDDTLQTLRVIKEYKPIR; via the coding sequence TTGTCGCAACTCGAGACACCATTGTTTACCGGTTTGTTGGAGCATATGAAAAAAAATCCGGTTCAATTTCACATTCCCGGCCATAAAAAAGGGGCCGGCATGGATCCGGAGTTTCGCGCTTTCATCGGAGACAACGCCTTGGCGATTGATTTAATCAACATCAGCCCGCTCGATGACTTGCACCATCCAAAAGGGATGATCAAACGGGCGCAGGAGCTCGCTGCCGAAGCGTTCGGCGCCGATTATACGTTTTTTTCCGTGCAAGGAACGAGCGGCGCCATCATGACGATGGTCATGTCGGTCGCCGGGCCGGGCGATAAAATCATCGTGCCGCGCAACGTCCATAAATCGGTCATGTCGGCCATTGTCTTTTCTGGAGCGACGCCCATTTTCATTCATCCCGAAATCGACAAAGAGCTTGGCATTTCCCATGGCATTACGCCGCAAGCAGTGGAAAAAGCGCTCCGCCAGCACCCGGACGCCAAAGGGGTGCTCGTCATCAACCCGACGTACTTTGGCATTGCCGGCGATTTGAAAAAAATCGTCGATATCGCCCACTCGTACAACGTTCCGGTGCTTGTCGACGAAGCGCACGGCGTGCACATTCATTTTCATGAGGACTTGCCGCTCTCAGCGATGCAAGCGGGCGCCGATATGGCGGCGACAAGCGTCCATAAGCTCGGCGGATCGCTGACGCAAAGCTCGATTTTGAATGTGCGCGAAGGACTCGTCTCCGCGAAACACGTGCAGGCGATTTTAAGCATGCTGACGACGACTTCAACGTCGTACTTGTTGCTCGCTTCGCTTGATGTCGCCCGCAAACAGTTGGCGACGAAAGGGCGTGAACTCATCGACAAAGCCATTCGACTCGCCGACTGGACGCGCCGGCAAATCAACGAGATTCCATATTTGTACTGCGTCGGCGAAGAGATTTTAGGCACGGAAGCAACGTACGACTACGATCCGACAAAGCTCATCATTTCGGTTAAAGAGCTCGGGCTGACCGGCCATGACGTCGAACGGTGGCTGCGCGAAACGTACAACATTGAAGTCGAGCTTTCCGATTTATACAACATTTTGTGCATCATCACCCCGGGCGATACCGAACGGGAGGCGAGCCTGCTCGTTGAAGCGCTCCGCCGCTTGTCGAAGCAGTTCAGCCATCAGGCAGAGAAAGGGATCAAGCCGAAAGTGCTCCTTCCGGACATCCCGGCGCTCGCCTTGACGCCGCGCGATGCGTTTTACGCCGAAACGGAAGTCGTGCCGTTTCACGAATCGGCCGGCCGAATCATCGCCGAATTTGTGATGGTGTATCCGCCTGGCATTCCAATTTTTATTCCAGGCGAAATCATCACGGAAGAAAACTTGAAGTATATTGAGACGAACTTGGCTGCCGGCCTCCCTGTCCAAGGGCCGGAAGACGACACGCTGCAGACGTTGCGTGTCATTAAGGAATATAAACCGATCCGCTGA